The Haemorhous mexicanus isolate bHaeMex1 chromosome 5, bHaeMex1.pri, whole genome shotgun sequence genome contains a region encoding:
- the CDC42EP1 gene encoding cdc42 effector protein 1: MSLGKLPVLSWVSGSHGKRRLKSELTPDMISPPLGDFRHTMHVGRGGDVFGDTSFLSNHGGADAAKPNNFFARTLRHVRRSPLKRRGSGGQVGASPAPPAVSPIIKNAVSLPQLNEAMYDGDSTGRGLTSKFSFKSASNSFSKTHQAYGLESGFCTIPRVPRLEKAQESTCPGEDELDRSDSLLSFRLDLGPSLMSELLQVMSFPETNGSEVGEDGPHLLCEEGTKDRVPPAVRASHEEAKAASSFWDHSRQSNLSGASSLPGLSVHANGEARAIEGAGVNSVWASGPGAVSRGSPWQGHWNDCTIEAGEFDRAAQVLARHYGGTSTPRSSEKGEGPRQARTQTLWESPSSSLWGSQVTRESRSPEASWNQGEEEEETKLSSLQESHSNARGGRSNSFEYADEEEEEDDEVKV, encoded by the exons ATGAGCCTGGGCAAGCTGCCGGTGCTGAGCTGGGTGTCGGGCTCCCACGGCAAGCGGCGGCTGAAGTCGGAGCTGACGCCGGACATGATTAGCCCACCGCTGGGTGACTTCCGGCACACCATGCACGTGGGGCGCGGCGGGGACGTCTTCGGGGACACCTCCTTCCTCAGCAACCACGGCGGGGCCGACGCGGCCAAGCCCAACAACTTCTTTGCGCGGACGCTGCGGCACGTGCGCCGCAGCCCGCTGAAGAGACGGGGCAGCGGGGGCCAGGTGGGGGCCTCGCCCGCGCCCCCGGCCGTCTCGCCCATCATCAAGAACGCCGTCTCGCTGCCGCAGCTCAACGAGGCCATGTATGATGGAGACAGCACCGGCCGGGGCTTGACCAGCAAGTTCTCCTTCAAAAGCGCCTCCAACAGCTTCTCCAAAACACACCAGGCCTACG GACTGGAGTCCGGATTTTGTACCATCCCTCGTGTCCCTCGTTTGGAAAAGGCCCAAGAGAGCACCTGTCCTGGGGAGGACGAGCTGGATCGCTCCGACTCCCTGCTGTCCTTCCGCCTAGACCTGGGGCCCTCCCTGATGAGCGAGCTCCTCCAGGTTATGAGCTTCCCTGAAACCAATGGCAGTGAGGTGGGGGAGGATGGCCCACACCTCCTGTGTGAAGAGGGGACCAAGGACAGGGTCCCTCCAGCAGTGCGTGCATCCCATGAAGAGGCCAAGGCAGCATCCAGCTTCTGGGACCACTCCAGGCAGAGCAACCTGTCAGGGGCCAGCTCACTGCCGGGTCTGTCAGTCCATGCCAACGGAGAGGCACGTGCCATCGAAGGCGCTGGAGTGAACTCTGTCTGGGCTTCGGGGCCAGGGGCAGTGTCCAGAGGGTCCCCATGGCAAGGCCACTGGAACGACTGCACCATTGAGGCTGGAGAATTTGACCGAGCAGCCCAGGTCCTGGCCCGCCATTACGGTGGGACCAGCACCCCACGGAGCTCGGAGAAGGGTGAGGGTCCCCGGCAGGCCCGGACACAGACCCTGTGggagagccccagcagcagcttgtgGGGGTCACAAGTGACAAGGGAGAGCCGGTCCCCTGAGGCCAGCTGGAAccaaggagaggaggaggaggagaccaAGCTCTCCAGCCTGCAGGAAAGCCACAGCAATGCCCGAGGGGGCCGCAGCAATTCCTTCGAGTATGCcgatgaggaggaggaagaggacgATGAAGTCAAGGTGTGA
- the LGALS2 gene encoding galectin-2 isoform X3 yields the protein MKPGNTLKVKGKISADTVGFSINLGSSSRDLAFHFNPRFNESVIVCNSKRSDSWQTELRDRHLPFFRGCTVKFFIEMLSDKFRVKLPDGHEVCFPNRHGYHNISYVSIVGGLKIISFKLT from the exons ATGAAGCCTGGGAACACCCTGAAGGTGAAGGGCAAAATATCTGCTGATACTGTTGG CTTCAGCATCAATCTTGGCAGCAGCTCGAGAGATCTGGCATTTCACTTCAATCCCCGCTTCAATGAGTCTGTCATTGTCTGTAACTCCAAGCGTTCCGATTCCTGGCAGACGGAACTCCGTGACCGCCACCTCCCTTTCTTCAGGGGCTGCACTGTCAAG TTCTTCATTGAAATGCTGTCAGACAAATTCCGTGTGAAACTGCCGGACGGTCACGAAGTGTGCTTCCCCAACCGGCACGGCTACCACAACATCAGCTACGTTAGCATCGTGGGGGGCCTAAAGATCATCTCCTTCAAGCTGACCTGA
- the LGALS2 gene encoding galectin-2 isoform X1, which produces MEGNIEILNLNMKPGNTLKVKGKISADTVGFSINLGSSSRDLAFHFNPRFNESVIVCNSKRSDSWQTELRDRHLPFFRGCTVKFFIEMLSDKFRVKLPDGHEVCFPNRHGYHNISYVSIVGGLKIISFKLT; this is translated from the exons ATGGAG GGAAATATTGAAATCTTAAACCTGAATATGAAGCCTGGGAACACCCTGAAGGTGAAGGGCAAAATATCTGCTGATACTGTTGG CTTCAGCATCAATCTTGGCAGCAGCTCGAGAGATCTGGCATTTCACTTCAATCCCCGCTTCAATGAGTCTGTCATTGTCTGTAACTCCAAGCGTTCCGATTCCTGGCAGACGGAACTCCGTGACCGCCACCTCCCTTTCTTCAGGGGCTGCACTGTCAAG TTCTTCATTGAAATGCTGTCAGACAAATTCCGTGTGAAACTGCCGGACGGTCACGAAGTGTGCTTCCCCAACCGGCACGGCTACCACAACATCAGCTACGTTAGCATCGTGGGGGGCCTAAAGATCATCTCCTTCAAGCTGACCTGA
- the LGALS2 gene encoding galectin-2 isoform X2: protein MPGNIEILNLNMKPGNTLKVKGKISADTVGFSINLGSSSRDLAFHFNPRFNESVIVCNSKRSDSWQTELRDRHLPFFRGCTVKFFIEMLSDKFRVKLPDGHEVCFPNRHGYHNISYVSIVGGLKIISFKLT, encoded by the exons ATGCCT GGAAATATTGAAATCTTAAACCTGAATATGAAGCCTGGGAACACCCTGAAGGTGAAGGGCAAAATATCTGCTGATACTGTTGG CTTCAGCATCAATCTTGGCAGCAGCTCGAGAGATCTGGCATTTCACTTCAATCCCCGCTTCAATGAGTCTGTCATTGTCTGTAACTCCAAGCGTTCCGATTCCTGGCAGACGGAACTCCGTGACCGCCACCTCCCTTTCTTCAGGGGCTGCACTGTCAAG TTCTTCATTGAAATGCTGTCAGACAAATTCCGTGTGAAACTGCCGGACGGTCACGAAGTGTGCTTCCCCAACCGGCACGGCTACCACAACATCAGCTACGTTAGCATCGTGGGGGGCCTAAAGATCATCTCCTTCAAGCTGACCTGA